The following proteins are encoded in a genomic region of Alnus glutinosa chromosome 8, dhAlnGlut1.1, whole genome shotgun sequence:
- the LOC133874979 gene encoding diacylglycerol kinase 1 isoform X1 encodes MDEYKDMEMLLPIWNNKNPTDRLFIISCFIAVLVGILTIAYSAFQWRRDINISWMKAIARSKKNPRTRHKVPVTAHTWILESVSRGKNLNCCVCLKPMSPSQTLGPMVASDSFIHRCNICGAASHLSCSSSAHKDCKCVSMIGNEPVMHQWAVRWTEITDQPDGTSFCSYCEEPCSGSFLGGSPIWCCLWCQRLVHVDCHSSLSNEIGDVCDLGPFRRLILSPLHVKKLNRTSAGGFLSSLTHGANEIASSMRATIRNKSKKYKHGNESSVDTGNSGSTVDSSTESTADTHQTVDGSHGIEENCNGSMNLEYQHQNGNVDDKLDSKPSVKSSSINQKDESQILRMKQRYELIDLPPDARPLLVFINKKSGAQHGDSLRLRLNILLNPVQVFELSSTEGPEVGLYLFRKVPHFRILVCGGDGTVGWVLNAIDKQNFVSPPPVAILPAGTGNDLARVLSWGGGLGSVERHGGLCTVLHHIEHSAVTILDRWKVAILNQRGKQPQPPKFMNNYLGVGCDAKVALDIHNLREENPEKFYNQLLSSNFAVKDLGPLHYVLGIEVIPVKDGLLLSQQRYIRDLLSKTNMTEAKPISSPMASSSTLFVYTGDPMEDPTLYRSVVGSLQYLSLTRPDLAFAASHVCQFMHRPTKLHWQAVKRILRYLKHTISHGLLLHKTSSNSLQAYSDVDWAGWSDDRRSTGAYCVYLGFNLISWSSRKQPTVSRSSTEAEYKSVANTVAKLLWIRSLLNELCLTLSGPPKI; translated from the exons ATGGATGAATACAAAGATATGGAGATGTTACTTCCCATTTGGAACAATAAGAATCCAACAGATCGGCTTTTCATTATATCTTGTTTTATTGCTGTCCTAGTTGGAATTTTGACTATAGCCTATAGTGCCTTTCAATGGAGGAGAGACATCAATATAAGTTGGATGAAAGCCATAGCCAGGTCAAAGAAAAATCCAAGGACAAGGCATAAAGTTCCTGTAACTGCTCATACTTGGATTCTAGAATCAGTATCTCGtggaaaaaatttaaattgttgTGTGTGCTTGAAGCCCATGTCCCCTTCCCAAACTCTTGGGCCTATGGTGGCTTCAGACAGTTTTATTCACCGATGCAACATTTGTGGTGCGGCATCACATCTAAGCTGCTCTTCTAGCGCACATAAGGATTGCAAATGTGTATCTATGATTGGAAATGAACCTGTGATGCATCAATGGGCTGTTCGATGGACAGAGATCACAGATCAACCTGATGGTACTTCTTTCTGTAGCTATTGTGAGGAACCATGTAGTGGGTCTTTCCTTGGTGGATCCCCTATATGGTGTTGCTTGTGGTGTCAACGACTAGTACACGTTGATTGCCACAGTAGTTTGTCCAATGAAATAGGTGATGTTTGTGATTTAGGCCCATTCAGAAGATTGATTCTATCACCACTCCATGTAAAGAAGTTAAACCGGACATCCGCAGGTGGATTTTTGAGCTCACTTACTCATGGAGCCAATGAGATAGCATCTTCAATGCGTGCAACCATCCGGAATAAGAGCAAGAAGTACAAGCATGGAAATGAATCTTCTGTTGACACCGGAAATAGTGGTAGTACTGTGGACTCATCCACAGAAAGCACTGCTGATACTCATCAAACAGTTGATGGTTCTCATGGAATAGAGGAAAACTGTAATGGTAGCATGAATCTGGAGTATCAACACCAAAATGGTAATGTAGATGACAAACTGGATTCAAAGCCCAGTGTCAAAAGTTCTTCAATCAATCAAAAGGATGAGTCTCAGATATTAAGAATGAAACAGAGATATGAGTTGATTGATTTGCCTCCAGATGCAAGGCCCTTGCTAGTTTTCATCAACAAGAAGAGTGGGGCTCAGCATGGGGATTCACTTAGGCTACGTTTAAATATACTTTTGAATCCCGTTCAG GTTTTTGAGTTGAGCTCAACAGAGGGTCCTGAGGTGGGTCTTTATTTATTCAGAAAGGTGCCTCATTTCAGAATCCTTGTATGTGGGGGAGATGGTACTGTTGGTTGGGTTTTGAATGCCATAGACAAGCAAAATTTTGTTTCTCCTCCTCCAGTTGCTATTCTTCCTGCTGGGACTGGAAATGATCTGGCCAGGGTCCTTTCCTGGGGAGGTGGTTTGGGATCTGTGGAGAGACATGGGGGCCTTTGCACAGTGTTACACCACATAGAGCATTCTGCGGTAACCATTCTTGACCGGTGGAAGGTAGCAATTTTAAATCAACGAGGAAAGCAGCCCCAACCACCAAAATTCATGAATAACTATCTTG GAGTTGGGTGTGATGCAAAGGTTGCTCTGGATATTCATAATCTGCGGGAGGAGAATCCAGAGAAGTTCTATAACCAG CTTTTGAGCAGTAATTTTGCTGTTAAAGATCTCGGTCCATTACACTATGTCCTTGGCATTGAAGTTATACCAGTGAAGGATGGTCTCTTACTCTCTCAGCAGCGCTACATTCGAGATTTACTTTCCAAAACCAACATGACCGAAGCAAAACCAATCTCATCTCCCATGGCATCCTCTTCGACATTATTTGTTTACACAGGTGATCCTATGGAAGACCCCACATTATATCGAAGTGTTGTTGGTTCACTTCAGTACTTATCTCTTACACGCCCAGACTTGGCGTTTGCCGCAAGTCATGTATGCCAGTTTATGCATCGTCCAACCAAGCTCCATTGGCAAGCTGTCAAGCGTATTCTTCGGTATCTCAAGCATACCATCTCTCATGGTTTACTTTTGCACAAGACTTCATCCAATTCTCTACAAGCATACTCGGATGTTGACTGGGCCGGGTGGTCTGATGATCGACGTTCCACCGGTGCCTATTGTGTGTATCTTGGTTTTAACTTAATTTCTTGGAGCTCTCGTAAGCAGCCTACTGTCTCAAGATCTTCAACAGAGGCTGAGTATAAGTCTGTTGCTAACACGGTTGCAAAGTTGCTTTGGATTCGGTCTCTTCTTAATGAACTTTGTCTTACATTGTCTGGTCCACCGAAGATATAG
- the LOC133874979 gene encoding diacylglycerol kinase 1 isoform X2: MDEYKDMEMLLPIWNNKNPTDRLFIISCFIAVLVGILTIAYSAFQWRRDINISWMKAIARSKKNPRTRHKVPVTAHTWILESVSRGKNLNCCVCLKPMSPSQTLGPMVASDSFIHRCNICGAASHLSCSSSAHKDCKCVSMIGNEPVMHQWAVRWTEITDQPDGTSFCSYCEEPCSGSFLGGSPIWCCLWCQRLVHVDCHSSLSNEIGDVCDLGPFRRLILSPLHVKKLNRTSAGGFLSSLTHGANEIASSMRATIRNKSKKYKHGNESSVDTGNSGSTVDSSTESTADTHQTVDGSHGIEENCNGSMNLEYQHQNGNVDDKLDSKPSVKSSSINQKDESQILRMKQRYELIDLPPDARPLLVFINKKSGAQHGDSLRLRLNILLNPVQVFELSSTEGPEVGLYLFRKVPHFRILVCGGDGTVGWVLNAIDKQNFVSPPPVAILPAGTGNDLARVLSWGGGLGSVERHGGLCTVLHHIEHSAVTILDRWKVAILNQRGKQPQPPKFMNNYLGVGCDAKVALDIHNLREENPEKFYNQFMNKVLYAREGARSIMDRTFADFPWQVRVEVDGAEVEVPEDAEGVLVANIGSYMGGVDLWQNEDETYDNFDPQSMHDKILEVVSISGTWHLGKLQVGLSRARRLAQGQTIKIQLFAGFPVQIDGEPWFQHPCTLIISHHGQAFMLRRVAEEPLGHAAAIITDVLENAETNHIINASQKRALLQEMALRLS, from the exons ATGGATGAATACAAAGATATGGAGATGTTACTTCCCATTTGGAACAATAAGAATCCAACAGATCGGCTTTTCATTATATCTTGTTTTATTGCTGTCCTAGTTGGAATTTTGACTATAGCCTATAGTGCCTTTCAATGGAGGAGAGACATCAATATAAGTTGGATGAAAGCCATAGCCAGGTCAAAGAAAAATCCAAGGACAAGGCATAAAGTTCCTGTAACTGCTCATACTTGGATTCTAGAATCAGTATCTCGtggaaaaaatttaaattgttgTGTGTGCTTGAAGCCCATGTCCCCTTCCCAAACTCTTGGGCCTATGGTGGCTTCAGACAGTTTTATTCACCGATGCAACATTTGTGGTGCGGCATCACATCTAAGCTGCTCTTCTAGCGCACATAAGGATTGCAAATGTGTATCTATGATTGGAAATGAACCTGTGATGCATCAATGGGCTGTTCGATGGACAGAGATCACAGATCAACCTGATGGTACTTCTTTCTGTAGCTATTGTGAGGAACCATGTAGTGGGTCTTTCCTTGGTGGATCCCCTATATGGTGTTGCTTGTGGTGTCAACGACTAGTACACGTTGATTGCCACAGTAGTTTGTCCAATGAAATAGGTGATGTTTGTGATTTAGGCCCATTCAGAAGATTGATTCTATCACCACTCCATGTAAAGAAGTTAAACCGGACATCCGCAGGTGGATTTTTGAGCTCACTTACTCATGGAGCCAATGAGATAGCATCTTCAATGCGTGCAACCATCCGGAATAAGAGCAAGAAGTACAAGCATGGAAATGAATCTTCTGTTGACACCGGAAATAGTGGTAGTACTGTGGACTCATCCACAGAAAGCACTGCTGATACTCATCAAACAGTTGATGGTTCTCATGGAATAGAGGAAAACTGTAATGGTAGCATGAATCTGGAGTATCAACACCAAAATGGTAATGTAGATGACAAACTGGATTCAAAGCCCAGTGTCAAAAGTTCTTCAATCAATCAAAAGGATGAGTCTCAGATATTAAGAATGAAACAGAGATATGAGTTGATTGATTTGCCTCCAGATGCAAGGCCCTTGCTAGTTTTCATCAACAAGAAGAGTGGGGCTCAGCATGGGGATTCACTTAGGCTACGTTTAAATATACTTTTGAATCCCGTTCAG GTTTTTGAGTTGAGCTCAACAGAGGGTCCTGAGGTGGGTCTTTATTTATTCAGAAAGGTGCCTCATTTCAGAATCCTTGTATGTGGGGGAGATGGTACTGTTGGTTGGGTTTTGAATGCCATAGACAAGCAAAATTTTGTTTCTCCTCCTCCAGTTGCTATTCTTCCTGCTGGGACTGGAAATGATCTGGCCAGGGTCCTTTCCTGGGGAGGTGGTTTGGGATCTGTGGAGAGACATGGGGGCCTTTGCACAGTGTTACACCACATAGAGCATTCTGCGGTAACCATTCTTGACCGGTGGAAGGTAGCAATTTTAAATCAACGAGGAAAGCAGCCCCAACCACCAAAATTCATGAATAACTATCTTG GAGTTGGGTGTGATGCAAAGGTTGCTCTGGATATTCATAATCTGCGGGAGGAGAATCCAGAGAAGTTCTATAACCAG TTTATGAATAAGGTTCTTTACGCAAGAGAGGGCGCTAGGAGCATAATGGATAGGACATTTGCTGATTTTCCTTGGCAAGTTCGTGTTGAAGTGGATGGAGCTGAGGTAGAGGTTCCTGAG GATGCAGAAGGTGTACTTGTTGCAAACATTGGAAGCTACATGGGTGGTGTAGATCTGTGGCAAAATGAGGATGAAACTTATGATAATTTTGATCCGCAATCTATGCATGATAAGATACTTGAGGTTGTGAGCATATCAGGGACATGGCATCTTGGGAAGCTTCAG GTTGGGCTTTCTCGTGCTCGAAGACTCGCACAAGGGCAAACAATTAAGATACAGCTCTTTGCTGGATTTCCTGTTCAAATTGATGGGGAGCCTTGGTTTCAGCATCCATGTACATTGATCATATCCCATCATGGCCAG GCCTTCATGTTGAGGAGGGTGGCTGAGGAACCTCTTGGCCATGCGGCTGCCATAATCACTGATGTGCTTGAGAATGCCGAGACAAATCACATAATCAATGCTTCACAGAAGCGAGCTCTTTTACAAGAAATGGCACTGAGGCTCTCCTAG